The following proteins come from a genomic window of Corallococcus sp. NCRR:
- the hutH gene encoding histidine ammonia-lyase, giving the protein MSRPRLLIDGDTLKLEEILQVSRHEVTVELAPEAAKRVQASRALVDRVAAGDTPSYGINTGFGTLAEVRIDRKDLRDLQRNLILSHACGVGNPLPLPEARVLLLLRANVLAKGFSGIRMETLGLAIDMLNKDVVPVVPERGSVGASGDLAPLAHLALVLIGEGEAFFEGVRMPSKQALEKAGLKPVVLEAKEGLTLINGTQAMCAVGTLTQLRAELLADVADIAGAMTVEGLLGSHKPFLPEIHAVRPHQGQKAVAEHLRRILKGSELVETHVNCSKVQDPYSLRCIPQVHGSAREGLAFARRILEVEVNSGTDNPLVFPDTGNIISGGNFHGQPISLAMDVVAMALTQLSSISERRVEQMVNPSLSGLPAFLAKNSGLNSGFMIAQVTAAALVAESRILSHPASVDSIPSSAGREDHVSMGMTAALKGRQVSEFARSCLAIELLVAAQALDFRQPVKPGKGVLAAYELIRGKVPHMDRDRELHHDITAVTALVESGAIREAVRSAT; this is encoded by the coding sequence ATGTCCCGCCCCCGCCTCCTCATCGATGGTGACACCCTGAAGCTGGAGGAGATCCTCCAGGTCTCCCGCCACGAAGTCACGGTGGAGCTCGCCCCCGAAGCCGCGAAGCGGGTGCAGGCCTCGCGTGCGCTGGTGGACCGGGTCGCCGCCGGGGACACGCCGTCCTACGGAATCAACACGGGCTTCGGCACGCTGGCGGAGGTGCGGATCGACCGGAAGGACCTGCGGGACCTGCAGCGAAACCTCATCCTGTCGCACGCCTGTGGCGTGGGAAATCCCCTGCCCCTGCCGGAAGCGCGCGTGCTCCTGCTGCTGAGGGCCAACGTGTTGGCGAAGGGCTTCAGCGGCATCCGGATGGAGACGCTGGGGCTTGCCATCGACATGTTGAACAAGGACGTGGTGCCGGTGGTCCCCGAGCGGGGAAGCGTGGGCGCGTCCGGAGACCTGGCCCCGCTGGCGCACCTGGCGCTGGTGCTGATTGGCGAGGGTGAGGCGTTCTTCGAAGGCGTGCGGATGCCGTCGAAGCAGGCGCTGGAGAAGGCGGGCCTGAAGCCGGTGGTGCTGGAGGCGAAGGAAGGCCTGACGCTGATCAACGGCACGCAGGCGATGTGCGCGGTGGGAACGCTGACGCAGCTGCGCGCGGAGCTGCTGGCGGACGTGGCGGACATCGCGGGAGCGATGACGGTGGAGGGCCTGTTGGGAAGCCACAAGCCGTTCCTGCCGGAGATCCACGCGGTGCGCCCGCACCAGGGCCAGAAGGCGGTGGCGGAGCACCTGCGGAGGATCCTGAAGGGCAGCGAACTGGTGGAGACGCACGTCAACTGCAGCAAGGTGCAGGACCCGTACAGCCTGCGGTGCATCCCGCAGGTGCACGGCTCGGCGCGAGAGGGATTGGCGTTCGCACGTCGAATCCTGGAGGTGGAGGTGAACAGCGGAACGGACAACCCGCTGGTGTTCCCGGACACGGGAAACATCATCTCCGGAGGCAACTTCCACGGTCAGCCCATCTCCCTGGCCATGGACGTGGTGGCCATGGCCCTGACGCAGCTGTCGAGCATCAGCGAGCGCCGGGTGGAGCAGATGGTGAACCCGAGCCTGTCGGGTCTGCCCGCGTTCCTGGCGAAGAACAGTGGGTTGAACAGCGGGTTCATGATCGCCCAGGTGACCGCGGCGGCCCTGGTGGCCGAGTCGCGAATCCTGAGCCACCCGGCGTCAGTGGACTCCATCCCCTCCTCCGCAGGCCGCGAGGACCACGTGTCCATGGGCATGACGGCGGCGCTGAAGGGCCGTCAGGTGTCGGAGTTCGCGCGTTCGTGTCTGGCGATTGAGCTGCTGGTCGCGGCGCAGGCGCTGGACTTCCGTCAGCCGGTGAAGCCCGGCAAGGGCGTGCTCGCGGCGTACGAACTGATCCGCGGCAAGGTTCCGCACATGGACCGGGACCGCGAGCTGCATCACGACATCACTGCGGTCACCGCGCTGGTGGAGTCCGGGGCGATCCGTGAGGCGGTGCGGTCGGCAACATAG
- a CDS encoding serine hydrolase domain-containing protein: MSLHRWGLLFLLGWSQWAWAGSDKADAFLRAEMARNHIPGAAIAVIRDGKVIKLAAYGTANLEWKAPASTRTAFQIASGTKMFTAVLLMDLVGQGKLRLEDRVCQYISECPPAWRDITLRHLASHTSGLRPGPVDADNASVTAAIDAAKRAPLASAPGEKNAYGSDGFVLLTHVLEKAGGAPYEQLLRDRIFTPLGMTNSGFDHATLTEQHVVLTSDVVTERSATYQWKTDHQQQYWFIYPYYTLSAGGLFSSVTDMSRFVSALMSDKLLNADLRSAMWTPPKLNDGKASGFAVGWTVGQYRGRREVAHSGGPALSDTVYYPDDKLAVVVLTNQRKLVPALAHGVANFYLPPPPFLHEPGIADSTPDRTETIKALVPALSQGKAEARHFTGTAKDELADMNDWFRMKLGGMPPLSRWVLVEDSTDHLSRTYRAVYGKDVTQRWKVTFDATGLIAELDVTDE; encoded by the coding sequence ATGTCCCTTCACAGATGGGGCCTGCTGTTTCTGCTCGGGTGGTCGCAGTGGGCCTGGGCCGGCTCGGATAAGGCGGATGCGTTCCTGCGCGCGGAGATGGCTCGCAATCACATCCCTGGCGCCGCTATTGCCGTAATCCGTGACGGCAAGGTCATCAAGCTCGCTGCCTATGGCACGGCGAACCTAGAGTGGAAGGCACCCGCGAGTACCCGCACGGCGTTCCAGATTGCCTCCGGCACCAAGATGTTCACGGCGGTCCTGCTGATGGACCTCGTGGGCCAGGGGAAGCTCCGGCTGGAGGACCGCGTCTGTCAGTACATCTCCGAGTGTCCTCCGGCCTGGAGGGACATCACCCTGCGCCACCTCGCCAGTCACACGTCTGGCCTGCGCCCTGGCCCCGTGGACGCGGACAACGCCAGCGTCACGGCCGCGATCGATGCGGCGAAGAGGGCTCCGCTTGCGTCAGCTCCTGGCGAGAAGAACGCCTATGGGTCGGACGGCTTCGTGCTCCTCACCCATGTCCTGGAGAAGGCCGGCGGCGCCCCCTACGAGCAGCTTCTGCGAGATCGCATCTTCACGCCCCTGGGCATGACGAACAGCGGCTTCGACCATGCCACCCTCACCGAGCAGCACGTCGTCCTGACCAGCGACGTCGTCACGGAACGCTCGGCGACCTACCAGTGGAAGACGGATCACCAGCAGCAATACTGGTTCATTTACCCGTACTACACGCTGTCGGCCGGCGGCCTGTTCTCCTCCGTGACGGACATGTCCCGGTTCGTGTCCGCGCTGATGAGCGACAAGCTTCTGAACGCGGACCTGCGCTCCGCCATGTGGACGCCGCCCAAGCTCAACGACGGCAAGGCCAGCGGCTTCGCGGTGGGCTGGACCGTGGGTCAGTACAGGGGACGTCGTGAGGTGGCCCACAGCGGCGGTCCGGCGCTCTCCGACACGGTCTACTACCCGGACGACAAGCTGGCCGTGGTGGTGCTGACGAACCAGCGGAAGCTGGTCCCAGCCCTTGCCCACGGCGTGGCGAACTTCTACCTGCCGCCTCCGCCCTTCCTGCACGAGCCCGGCATTGCCGACTCCACTCCCGATCGAACAGAGACCATCAAGGCCCTCGTGCCCGCACTGAGCCAGGGCAAGGCGGAAGCCCGCCACTTCACCGGGACCGCGAAAGACGAGCTCGCGGACATGAACGATTGGTTCCGCATGAAGCTCGGCGGAATGCCTCCGCTGAGCCGGTGGGTCCTCGTGGAGGACTCCACGGACCACCTGTCACGGACCTACCGCGCGGTTTACGGCAAGGACGTGACCCAGCGATGGAAGGTCACGTTCGATGCAACAGGCCTGATCGCGGAACTGGACGTCACGGACGAGTAA
- a CDS encoding DUF5953 family protein yields MPSNPIELAVIAYSLGSQGNDGRALTIIHGLERALPGLRLKWTSSETEELIPLSNRDAWVVANGQSGNLPFLCNDDDNNLVTISGWENPNGLASEGPPHFEVHADFRMEAFSPIDAANALEAIAVGARAIWGHATPLKAAVEIAEQTAPTMAGPPSPPKGLPALKCSWDISSPEIPHRLGWLNYWSAESARAIGFPDPSRDADLLSRTRRTARDGWLVSLTDAPLDLDNPAHLDALLRAYSYSCSLNRALRAR; encoded by the coding sequence ATGCCCTCCAACCCCATCGAACTGGCAGTGATTGCTTATTCACTTGGTTCCCAGGGCAACGACGGTCGCGCACTCACCATCATTCACGGACTGGAGCGAGCACTACCCGGACTGCGCCTGAAGTGGACCTCTTCCGAAACAGAGGAACTCATCCCGCTGTCCAACCGCGACGCGTGGGTTGTCGCCAACGGCCAGAGCGGCAACCTCCCCTTCCTGTGCAATGACGATGACAACAACCTCGTCACCATTTCAGGCTGGGAGAACCCGAACGGACTTGCTTCGGAGGGTCCACCGCACTTCGAGGTCCACGCTGATTTCCGGATGGAGGCTTTCAGCCCCATCGACGCAGCGAATGCGCTGGAAGCCATCGCAGTCGGAGCTAGAGCAATCTGGGGTCATGCCACGCCATTGAAGGCGGCGGTCGAAATCGCGGAGCAGACGGCCCCGACAATGGCCGGCCCCCCTTCCCCACCGAAAGGACTCCCAGCCCTCAAATGCTCTTGGGACATCTCCTCGCCTGAAATTCCACACCGCCTGGGGTGGCTGAACTATTGGTCGGCGGAGTCTGCGAGAGCGATCGGATTTCCTGATCCTTCGCGCGACGCGGACCTTCTCTCGCGGACACGACGCACAGCGAGGGATGGCTGGCTCGTGAGCCTCACGGACGCGCCGCTTGATCTCGACAATCCCGCGCACCTGGACGCACTCCTGAGAGCCTACTCCTACAGCTGCAGTTTGAACCGAGCCCTTCGGGCCCGATAG
- a CDS encoding aspartate kinase — translation MALIVQKYGGTSVGDTERMKNVARRCIAAQKAGHDVVVVVSAMSGETNRLLKLVAQITDRPDEREQDVVVATGEQVSIGLVAMAIQAQGGKAVSFLGHQVRIVTDSTFSKARIKSIDAEPIRAALRQGKIVVVAGFQGVDETGSVTTLGRGGSDTTGVALAAALKADACEIYTDVDGVYTTDPNVCPAAKKLDRITYEEMLELASLGAKVLQIRSVEFAMKYKVPLWVKSSFTEDPGTLVCEEDASMEDVLVRGVAYDRNEAKITVVGVPDQPGAAAKLFGALDAKHIVVDLIVQNLSRDGRTDVTFTVAKSDFAKAHEVVKQAAQDVGATGVEVDDAIAKVSIVGVGMRNHSGVAARMFQTLSQEGINIQLISTSEIKTSCVIHTKYTELAVRALHTAFGLDAPPPVTANPTVSEVDALKGQKA, via the coding sequence GTGGCCCTCATCGTCCAGAAGTACGGCGGTACCTCGGTGGGTGACACCGAGCGCATGAAGAACGTCGCGCGCCGCTGCATCGCCGCCCAGAAGGCCGGCCATGACGTCGTGGTGGTCGTCTCCGCGATGTCCGGTGAGACGAACCGCCTGCTCAAGCTCGTGGCGCAGATCACCGACCGGCCCGACGAGCGCGAACAGGACGTCGTTGTCGCCACCGGTGAGCAGGTGTCCATCGGGCTCGTAGCCATGGCCATCCAGGCGCAGGGCGGGAAGGCCGTGAGCTTCCTCGGCCACCAGGTGCGCATCGTCACCGACAGCACCTTCTCCAAGGCGCGCATCAAGAGCATCGACGCGGAGCCCATCCGCGCCGCGCTGAGGCAGGGGAAGATCGTCGTCGTCGCCGGCTTCCAGGGCGTGGACGAGACGGGCAGCGTCACCACGCTCGGCCGCGGTGGCTCCGATACGACGGGCGTCGCGCTGGCCGCCGCGCTCAAGGCCGATGCGTGTGAAATCTATACGGACGTCGACGGCGTCTACACCACCGACCCCAACGTGTGCCCGGCCGCGAAGAAGCTGGACCGCATCACCTACGAGGAGATGCTGGAGCTGGCCAGCCTGGGCGCCAAGGTGTTGCAGATCCGCTCGGTCGAATTCGCCATGAAGTACAAGGTGCCCCTGTGGGTGAAGTCTTCCTTCACCGAGGATCCGGGCACGCTCGTCTGCGAGGAGGACGCATCCATGGAGGACGTGCTGGTTCGAGGGGTCGCCTACGACCGGAACGAGGCGAAGATCACCGTGGTGGGCGTGCCGGATCAGCCGGGCGCCGCGGCGAAGCTCTTCGGGGCGCTCGACGCAAAGCACATCGTGGTGGACCTCATCGTGCAGAACCTGTCCCGCGACGGGCGCACCGACGTCACCTTCACCGTCGCCAAGTCGGACTTCGCCAAGGCCCACGAGGTCGTGAAGCAGGCCGCGCAGGACGTGGGCGCCACCGGCGTCGAGGTGGATGACGCCATCGCCAAGGTGTCCATCGTCGGCGTGGGCATGCGCAACCACTCGGGCGTGGCGGCGCGGATGTTCCAGACGCTCTCCCAGGAGGGCATCAACATCCAGCTCATCTCCACGTCGGAGATCAAGACCTCCTGCGTGATCCACACGAAGTACACGGAGCTGGCGGTGCGCGCGCTGCACACGGCCTTCGGGCTGGACGCGCCGCCCCCCGTGACGGCCAACCCCACCGTGTCGGAAGTGGACGCGCTCAAGGGGCAGAAGGCCTGA
- a CDS encoding IS701 family transposase, with translation MQQPSATEAQAPEVRLVGRLVTELEEIGAWLQPHFRRREAHATAVEYVKALLGRAQRKNVWGLSEDAGHQAPYAFQHLLLRAKWDADAVRDDVLEYARRALGEGGILAMDETGFLKKGEKSVGVARQYTGTAGKVENAQVGVFLSYVTPRGHALVDRELYLPEPWTEDAARRKAGGIPDEVGFESKPALAQGMLQRALGAGLKPAWVVGDEVYGRDSTLRRFLEDLHQPYVLAVASNTHVWRGFYQVKPGDMVEEVPPEDWTRLSAGAGTKGPRLYDWARMRLNRHLGLSRWLLFRRGLADGKVAFYVAHARRNASLESMVRAAGSRWAVEEDFESAKNEVGLADYEVRTWTAWHRHMTLCLVAHVFLAAARAVANQQLQEGLPPKALGLPRRRNPMRAFLARRGLH, from the coding sequence ATGCAGCAGCCATCAGCCACAGAAGCGCAGGCACCGGAAGTCCGGCTGGTTGGCCGTCTCGTGACGGAGCTGGAGGAGATAGGCGCCTGGCTGCAGCCGCACTTCCGCAGGCGCGAGGCGCACGCCACTGCGGTCGAGTACGTGAAGGCCCTCCTGGGACGGGCACAGCGCAAGAATGTGTGGGGCCTTTCGGAGGATGCGGGGCATCAAGCGCCCTATGCCTTCCAGCACCTGCTGCTGCGAGCGAAGTGGGACGCGGATGCAGTACGCGACGACGTGCTGGAGTACGCGCGCAGGGCGTTGGGCGAAGGCGGCATCCTGGCGATGGACGAGACGGGCTTCCTGAAGAAAGGAGAGAAGTCCGTGGGCGTGGCGCGCCAGTACACGGGCACCGCGGGCAAGGTGGAGAACGCGCAAGTGGGCGTCTTCCTCTCGTACGTGACGCCTCGCGGGCATGCGCTGGTGGACCGGGAACTGTACCTGCCGGAGCCCTGGACGGAGGATGCGGCCCGCCGCAAAGCGGGAGGGATTCCGGACGAAGTGGGCTTCGAATCCAAACCGGCCCTCGCGCAAGGCATGCTGCAGCGGGCGCTGGGCGCGGGACTGAAGCCGGCGTGGGTGGTGGGGGACGAAGTCTATGGACGCGACAGCACCCTGCGCCGCTTCCTCGAAGACTTGCACCAGCCCTACGTGCTGGCGGTGGCCTCCAATACGCACGTCTGGCGCGGCTTCTACCAGGTGAAGCCTGGAGACATGGTGGAGGAGGTCCCTCCGGAGGACTGGACACGTCTGTCCGCAGGCGCGGGCACCAAGGGCCCTCGCCTCTATGATTGGGCGCGCATGCGGCTCAACCGGCACCTGGGCCTGTCGCGGTGGCTGCTCTTTCGCAGAGGCCTCGCGGACGGCAAGGTGGCCTTCTACGTCGCCCATGCCCGGCGCAATGCCTCACTGGAGTCGATGGTGCGCGCCGCGGGCAGCCGGTGGGCCGTGGAGGAGGACTTCGAATCCGCCAAGAACGAGGTGGGCCTCGCCGACTATGAGGTGCGCACCTGGACGGCCTGGCACCGGCATATGACGCTGTGCCTGGTGGCCCACGTCTTTCTCGCCGCCGCGCGTGCCGTGGCCAATCAGCAACTCCAGGAGGGCCTGCCCCCAAAAGCACTCGGCCTGCCGAGGCGCAGAAACCCCATGCGCGCGTTTCTCGCCCGGCGCGGCCTTCACTAA
- a CDS encoding serine hydrolase domain-containing protein, with the protein MPVNHFKVTCLGLTVSLCFALPAHAEDQLKVQVQQFAADTDFNGVALVGKGSHVEYVETFGVMDADSAKRLKRNSRFFVGSVSKWLSSIVVLRLVDDGKLSLDEPILTYLPEYRADTGKQLTLRHLISHGSGLPNGLMDAAKKDPSIEKETRPTAEAVTRYASGDLVFTPGTRFDYNITNWILVQAILERVSGGSYSELAQRLVFKPLRMTDSGIAAGEAGNVPNLALGYRSLKPKAERRVYTLPNYLVTAGGFYSTADDMLRLNHGVLSGKLLSPESRKALLTVERPESSYALGGRVRTFKNKRLVTQNAATNDGTCGAYRTISWRIIEDGRTVIFLSNLRPDDSKLFAFTESLLEIPSAQQEN; encoded by the coding sequence TTGCCCGTAAACCACTTCAAGGTGACCTGCCTGGGGCTGACTGTCAGCCTCTGCTTCGCACTTCCTGCGCATGCGGAGGATCAGCTCAAGGTGCAGGTTCAGCAGTTCGCCGCGGACACGGACTTCAACGGTGTCGCCCTGGTGGGCAAGGGCTCGCATGTCGAGTACGTCGAGACGTTCGGAGTCATGGACGCCGATTCGGCGAAGCGGCTCAAGCGGAACAGCCGCTTCTTCGTGGGGTCGGTGAGCAAGTGGCTGTCGTCCATCGTGGTCCTCCGGCTGGTGGATGACGGGAAACTGTCGCTCGACGAGCCCATTCTCACGTACCTCCCGGAGTACCGCGCGGACACGGGGAAGCAGCTCACCCTGCGCCACCTGATCAGCCATGGCAGCGGCCTGCCCAATGGGCTCATGGACGCGGCCAAGAAGGACCCCAGCATCGAAAAGGAAACGCGCCCCACCGCCGAAGCCGTGACCCGGTACGCGAGCGGTGACCTGGTGTTCACGCCGGGCACCCGGTTTGACTACAACATCACCAACTGGATCCTCGTGCAGGCGATCCTCGAGCGCGTTTCCGGAGGCTCCTACTCAGAGCTCGCTCAGCGCCTTGTGTTCAAGCCCTTGCGCATGACCGACAGCGGCATCGCGGCGGGCGAAGCCGGGAACGTTCCCAACCTCGCGTTGGGTTACCGCTCGCTGAAGCCCAAGGCGGAGCGTCGGGTCTACACGCTCCCGAACTACCTCGTGACAGCTGGCGGCTTCTACAGCACCGCGGATGACATGCTCCGGCTGAATCACGGTGTGCTCTCGGGGAAGCTCCTGTCGCCCGAGTCCAGGAAGGCGCTTCTGACGGTCGAGCGTCCCGAGTCCTCGTACGCCTTGGGTGGACGCGTCCGGACCTTCAAGAACAAGAGACTGGTGACCCAGAACGCCGCGACGAACGATGGAACGTGCGGCGCCTATCGCACCATCTCCTGGCGCATCATCGAAGATGGCCGCACCGTCATCTTCCTGAGCAACCTGCGGCCGGATGATTCGAAGCTCTTCGCCTTCACGGAATCGCTCCTGGAGATTCCGAGCGCCCAACAGGAAAACTGA